In Microbacterium lushaniae, the following are encoded in one genomic region:
- a CDS encoding LacI family DNA-binding transcriptional regulator, which produces MSEDASGRRPSIRDVARLADVSHQTVSRVLNNHPSIRPETRARVLEVMARLQYSPNRAARALVTARSQTIGILAASSTQYGPASSIAAIEAAARARGYWVSTVNIDARQPDSIAQGLRHLTAQSIEGLVVIAPQVRVIRAIAAQQLDVPYVTLQSTGLDPGHALSVDQIAGARLATRHLIELGHREIYHLAGPQDWVEAEARMRGFLEEMSAQDLPTTAPILGDWTADFGYYAGRELLRVRDFTAIFSSNDQMALGLLHAVRDAGLDVPGDISIVGFDDIPEAAHFAPPLTTVRQDFGELGRRCVDLLLGAADPAAEPVSAAIEPELIVRASTGRAVAL; this is translated from the coding sequence ATGAGCGAGGACGCGAGTGGGCGCCGCCCCAGCATCCGCGACGTCGCGCGCTTGGCCGACGTGTCGCACCAGACCGTGTCGCGCGTGCTGAACAACCACCCCAGCATCCGCCCCGAGACCCGCGCCCGCGTGCTCGAGGTGATGGCGCGCCTGCAGTACAGCCCCAATCGCGCGGCTCGTGCGCTCGTGACGGCGCGGTCCCAGACGATCGGGATCCTCGCCGCCTCCAGCACGCAGTACGGCCCCGCCTCCAGCATCGCCGCCATCGAGGCCGCCGCGCGGGCGCGGGGATACTGGGTCAGCACGGTCAACATCGACGCGCGCCAGCCCGACTCGATCGCGCAGGGTCTCCGGCACCTGACGGCCCAGTCGATCGAAGGGCTCGTCGTCATCGCGCCGCAGGTGCGGGTCATCCGGGCGATCGCCGCGCAGCAGCTGGACGTGCCCTACGTGACGCTGCAGTCCACCGGGCTGGACCCCGGCCACGCCCTGTCGGTGGACCAGATCGCCGGGGCGCGCCTGGCCACGCGGCACCTGATCGAACTCGGCCACCGCGAGATCTATCACCTGGCCGGCCCGCAGGACTGGGTCGAGGCCGAAGCGCGGATGCGGGGGTTCCTCGAGGAGATGTCGGCGCAGGACCTCCCCACGACGGCGCCGATCCTGGGCGACTGGACCGCGGACTTCGGCTACTACGCCGGCCGCGAGCTGCTGCGGGTGCGTGATTTCACGGCGATCTTCTCCTCCAACGATCAGATGGCGCTGGGGCTCCTGCACGCCGTGCGGGATGCGGGGCTCGACGTTCCCGGCGACATCAGCATCGTGGGGTTCGACGACATCCCCGAGGCCGCCCATTTTGCGCCGCCCCTCACGACCGTCCGGCAGGATTTCGGTGAACTGGGCCGTCGCTGCGTCGATCTGCTGCTGGGGGCGGCCGACCCCGCCGCGGAGCCGGTGAGCGCGGCGATCGAGCCGGAGCTCATCGTGCGCGCCTCCACGGGGCGTGCCGTCGCGCTCTGA
- a CDS encoding M20/M25/M40 family metallo-hydrolase, producing MSPTDRFRELLRIPTISYADATRIDPDGFARFRAALERLYPLVHARLEREVVGDGALLYRWPGETSTDPLVLMAHQDVVPVVPGEWRHAPFDADIVGEGEDAAIHARGAIDDKGALVAILEAVEALLGEGATPPRDVYLAFGHDEETHGTGAQAIAALLRERAVTPGLVLDEGGAVVTDVLPGLSAPAAMIGVAERGTATFVLTAREAGGHASTPPRMPATARLARAIDRIRRRPFPVRLAPPVRALLATAAPHVAQPLRSIFSSAGALAPVLTRVLAALGPETNALVRTTAVATELAGASGRNVLATTARAWVNVRLLTGDSIGAAERHLRRAIADPLVEIAVEDGSEPSPVSPWRGEAWQRLARTVVATLGEEVVPLPYVQLGASDSRWFTGLTGAVYRFTPFRLSRSERDALHAADERIGVAVWLRGIGFYRELILAR from the coding sequence GTGAGCCCGACCGACCGCTTCCGCGAGTTGCTGCGCATCCCCACGATCTCCTACGCCGACGCCACGCGGATCGATCCCGACGGCTTCGCGCGCTTCCGCGCGGCGCTGGAGCGCCTGTACCCGCTCGTGCACGCGCGGCTCGAGCGGGAGGTGGTCGGCGACGGCGCCCTGCTGTACCGCTGGCCGGGGGAGACCTCGACCGACCCGCTCGTGCTCATGGCGCACCAGGACGTCGTGCCGGTCGTGCCGGGGGAGTGGCGCCACGCCCCCTTCGACGCCGACATCGTCGGCGAGGGGGAGGATGCGGCCATCCACGCGCGCGGCGCGATCGATGACAAGGGCGCCCTGGTGGCGATCCTCGAGGCGGTCGAGGCGCTGCTGGGTGAGGGGGCGACCCCGCCGCGCGACGTGTATCTCGCCTTCGGTCACGACGAGGAGACGCACGGGACGGGCGCGCAGGCCATCGCGGCGCTCCTGCGCGAGCGCGCCGTGACCCCCGGGCTCGTGCTGGATGAAGGCGGCGCGGTCGTGACGGACGTGCTCCCCGGGCTTTCGGCTCCGGCCGCCATGATCGGGGTCGCCGAGCGCGGCACCGCCACGTTCGTGCTGACGGCCCGCGAAGCCGGCGGCCACGCCTCCACCCCGCCCCGCATGCCCGCCACCGCGCGCCTGGCCCGCGCGATCGACCGCATCCGCCGTCGCCCCTTCCCCGTGCGCCTGGCACCGCCGGTGCGGGCGCTGCTGGCCACCGCCGCACCGCACGTCGCCCAGCCCCTGCGGAGCATCTTCTCCTCCGCCGGCGCGCTTGCCCCCGTGCTCACGCGCGTGCTCGCCGCGCTCGGCCCCGAGACCAACGCGCTCGTGCGCACGACCGCCGTCGCGACCGAGCTCGCCGGTGCGTCGGGGCGCAATGTCCTGGCCACGACGGCCCGGGCCTGGGTCAACGTGCGTCTGCTGACCGGTGACAGCATCGGGGCCGCCGAGCGGCACCTGCGCCGCGCGATCGCCGATCCCCTCGTGGAGATCGCGGTGGAGGACGGCTCCGAGCCCTCGCCGGTGTCGCCCTGGCGCGGGGAGGCCTGGCAGCGGCTCGCCCGCACGGTCGTGGCGACGCTCGGCGAAGAGGTCGTCCCGCTGCCGTACGTGCAGCTGGGTGCCAGCGACAGCCGCTGGTTCACCGGGCTCACCGGCGCCGTCTACCGCTTCACACCCTTCCGCCTCTCGCGCTCCGAACGCGACGCCCTGCACGCCGCGGACGAGCGCATCGGCGTGGCGGTGTGGCTGCGCGGCATCGGCTTCTACCGCGAACTCATCCTCGCCCGGTAG
- a CDS encoding Gfo/Idh/MocA family protein, which translates to MSRLRWGILATGGIAHSFTRELQAAGHTVTAVGSRRTESAEAFAREFGLPRAHGSYEDLVSDPDVDIVYVATPHPAHAENALLALDHGKHVLVEKPFTLTGDEAELIRERAAERGLVALEAMWTRFLPHMARIREIVAAGTLGEIRTVSAEHTQKLPTDPAHRLNDLALGGGALLDLGIYPVSFVHDILGPPVTITARARFADTGADTEVATIFTHASGAISTTLSSSRGAGPNRASIVGTEARIDIDRVWYTATSFQVVAPDGTVRERYDNRVEGGGKQFQAQYAEDLVASGRLSGDVLPPAESVEIMRTLDAVRRHIGLRYPGEH; encoded by the coding sequence ATGAGCAGACTTCGCTGGGGGATCCTCGCCACAGGCGGCATCGCCCATTCCTTCACGCGTGAACTCCAGGCCGCCGGGCACACGGTCACGGCGGTCGGATCCCGGCGGACGGAGTCGGCGGAGGCCTTCGCCCGGGAATTCGGGCTGCCGCGCGCGCACGGATCGTACGAGGACCTCGTCTCCGATCCCGACGTCGACATCGTCTACGTCGCGACGCCGCATCCGGCCCACGCCGAGAATGCGCTGCTCGCGCTGGACCACGGCAAGCACGTGCTGGTGGAGAAGCCCTTCACCCTCACCGGCGACGAGGCCGAGCTCATCCGCGAACGGGCCGCGGAGCGCGGTCTCGTGGCGCTGGAGGCGATGTGGACCCGGTTCCTGCCGCACATGGCCCGCATCCGCGAGATCGTCGCGGCCGGCACGCTGGGCGAGATCCGCACCGTGTCCGCCGAGCACACCCAGAAGCTCCCCACCGACCCCGCTCACCGCCTGAACGACCTCGCGCTGGGCGGGGGCGCGCTGCTGGACCTGGGGATCTACCCGGTGTCGTTCGTGCACGACATCCTGGGGCCGCCCGTGACGATCACCGCGCGCGCGCGGTTCGCCGACACCGGCGCCGACACCGAGGTCGCGACGATCTTCACGCACGCGTCCGGAGCGATCTCCACGACGCTGTCCTCCTCCCGCGGGGCGGGACCGAACCGGGCGAGCATCGTCGGCACCGAGGCCCGCATCGACATCGATCGCGTGTGGTACACGGCCACCTCGTTCCAGGTGGTCGCGCCAGACGGCACCGTGCGGGAGCGGTACGACAATCGCGTCGAGGGGGGCGGCAAGCAGTTCCAGGCGCAGTACGCCGAAGACCTCGTCGCATCCGGCCGGCTCAGCGGCGACGTTCTGCCGCCGGCGGAGTCGGTGGAGATCATGCGCACCCTCGACGCGGTACGCCGACACATCGGTCTGCGGTATCCGGGCGAGCACTGA
- a CDS encoding NYN domain-containing protein: MPDSHTARVAVYLDFDNIVMSWYDRVHGRNAYSRDRSRIADKPTDPEIAERLSQATIDVGAIIDYAASFGTLVLTRAYADWSAPVNAEYRTQLVARAVDLVQLFPAAAYAKNGADIRLAVDTVEDMFRLPDLTHVVIVAGDSDYVPLAQRCKRLGRYVVGVGVAGSTAKSLAAACDRFDAYDSLPGVVREPTAKKDAAPSRPRARKRSSDPAVNLLERALQLEQERAEGDWVHASAVKDLMKRLDPAFSEKALGFRGFSDFVKAHPAVVEVDEASHVVLVRAVPRPS, translated from the coding sequence ATGCCCGATTCTCACACCGCCCGCGTTGCCGTCTACCTCGACTTCGACAACATCGTGATGTCCTGGTACGACCGGGTGCACGGGCGCAACGCCTATTCGCGCGACCGCTCGCGCATCGCCGACAAGCCCACCGATCCGGAGATCGCCGAGCGACTGAGTCAGGCCACCATCGATGTGGGCGCGATCATCGACTACGCCGCGTCCTTCGGGACCCTCGTGCTCACGCGCGCCTACGCCGACTGGTCGGCGCCGGTCAACGCCGAGTACCGCACGCAGCTCGTGGCGCGCGCCGTCGACCTCGTGCAGCTGTTCCCCGCCGCCGCGTACGCCAAGAACGGCGCCGACATCCGCCTCGCCGTCGACACGGTGGAGGACATGTTCCGCCTGCCCGACCTCACGCACGTGGTGATCGTGGCGGGCGACTCCGACTACGTCCCGCTCGCGCAGCGCTGCAAGCGCCTCGGCCGCTATGTCGTGGGCGTCGGCGTCGCCGGTTCCACCGCCAAGTCGCTCGCGGCGGCGTGCGACCGCTTCGACGCGTACGACTCCCTCCCCGGCGTGGTGCGCGAGCCCACGGCGAAGAAGGATGCGGCCCCCAGCCGGCCGCGGGCGCGCAAGCGCTCGAGCGACCCCGCCGTGAACCTCCTCGAGCGGGCCCTGCAGCTGGAGCAGGAGCGTGCCGAGGGCGATTGGGTGCACGCATCCGCCGTCAAGGACCTCATGAAGCGGCTGGACCCCGCCTTCAGCGAGAAGGCCCTCGGATTCCGCGGCTTCTCCGACTTCGTCAAGGCGCATCCGGCCGTCGTGGAAGTGGACGAGGCCTCGCACGTGGTGCTCGTCCGGGCCGTTCCGCGCCCCTCCTGA
- a CDS encoding substrate-binding domain-containing protein — protein MILPDAVSSPRWENFDRKYLQEGLEEAGFDVDIQNAQGDTNKYSTIADQQLTQGCGVMLLADFQGAAEAVAAKATAEGIPVIAYDRPFEGADYYVSFDNVEVGRLEGQAVLDGLEAAGKDPASAVVVYMGGDPSDGNAAMFKEGAVEVMEGAGITAAAEPPGIWDQAKSQTNFEQALTSLGGQVDGVWAANDTNAAGVIKVLQNNNLTGVAVSGQDANVAGLQNILLGWQTATVYKPVKEEADAAVEVAVALLNGETPEADQELEDGTPYIAVTPQLVGPEEVITVIEAGDADAAEVCTGDVAAKCAEYGIQ, from the coding sequence GTGATCCTCCCCGACGCGGTGTCGTCGCCGCGGTGGGAGAACTTCGACCGCAAGTACCTCCAGGAGGGTCTGGAGGAGGCCGGGTTCGACGTCGACATCCAGAACGCGCAGGGCGACACCAACAAGTACTCCACCATCGCCGACCAGCAGCTCACGCAGGGTTGCGGCGTCATGCTGCTCGCCGACTTCCAGGGCGCTGCCGAAGCCGTCGCCGCCAAGGCCACCGCGGAGGGCATCCCCGTCATCGCGTACGACCGCCCGTTCGAGGGCGCCGACTACTACGTCTCCTTCGACAACGTCGAAGTGGGTCGCCTGGAGGGGCAGGCGGTGCTCGACGGGCTGGAGGCTGCGGGCAAGGACCCGGCCAGCGCCGTCGTGGTCTACATGGGCGGCGACCCCAGCGACGGCAACGCCGCGATGTTCAAGGAGGGTGCCGTGGAGGTCATGGAGGGCGCAGGCATCACCGCGGCTGCCGAGCCGCCCGGAATCTGGGACCAGGCGAAATCGCAGACCAACTTCGAGCAGGCGCTGACCTCGCTCGGCGGACAGGTCGACGGGGTGTGGGCGGCCAACGACACCAACGCCGCCGGCGTCATCAAGGTCCTGCAGAACAACAACCTCACCGGTGTGGCGGTCTCGGGTCAGGACGCCAACGTCGCGGGGCTGCAGAACATCCTCCTGGGGTGGCAGACGGCCACCGTGTACAAGCCGGTCAAGGAGGAGGCCGACGCCGCCGTGGAAGTGGCCGTCGCCCTCCTCAACGGCGAGACGCCCGAGGCCGACCAGGAGCTCGAGGACGGCACGCCCTACATCGCGGTGACGCCGCAGCTGGTCGGACCCGAAGAGGTCATCACGGTCATCGAGGCGGGTGATGCGGACGCGGCGGAGGTGTGCACCGGCGACGTGGCCGCCAAGTGCGCCGAGTACGGCATCCAATAG
- a CDS encoding ATP-binding cassette domain-containing protein: MTDPIIELIGVKKSFGPVSVLKGVDLQVFPGTVTALVGDNGAGKSTLIKGLAGVQPYDEGEVRIDGAHRDLHTPRDAAALGIEVVYQDLALCDNLDIVQNMFLGREELSTGTLDEGRMEREASDTLRSLSVRTVRSVRQKVSSLSGGQRQTVAIARAVLKKARVVILDEPTAALGVAQTEQVLHLVERLAQQGVAVVLISHNLTDVFAVADDIAVLYLGQLVAQVRAQDTTRDDVVGYITGTKTLTGAPLLTTDTIPTEGDPA, translated from the coding sequence ATGACTGACCCGATCATCGAACTCATCGGCGTGAAGAAGTCCTTCGGCCCCGTCAGCGTCCTCAAGGGGGTGGATCTGCAGGTCTTCCCCGGCACCGTCACCGCCCTCGTGGGCGACAACGGCGCCGGCAAGTCGACCCTCATCAAAGGACTCGCGGGCGTGCAGCCCTACGACGAGGGCGAGGTGCGCATAGACGGCGCGCATCGCGATCTGCACACCCCGAGGGATGCGGCGGCGCTGGGCATCGAGGTCGTCTACCAGGACCTCGCCCTGTGCGACAACCTCGACATCGTGCAGAACATGTTCCTCGGGCGCGAGGAGCTGTCCACCGGCACCCTCGACGAGGGGCGGATGGAGCGGGAGGCGTCGGACACCCTGCGCTCACTGTCGGTGCGCACGGTGAGATCCGTGCGGCAGAAGGTGTCGTCCCTCTCCGGCGGACAGCGACAGACGGTCGCCATCGCGCGGGCCGTGCTGAAGAAGGCGCGCGTGGTGATCCTGGACGAGCCGACCGCAGCCCTGGGCGTCGCCCAGACCGAGCAGGTGCTGCATCTGGTGGAGCGGCTGGCCCAGCAGGGGGTGGCCGTCGTGCTGATCAGCCACAACCTCACCGACGTGTTCGCCGTCGCCGACGACATCGCCGTGCTCTACCTCGGCCAGCTCGTGGCCCAGGTGCGCGCGCAGGACACCACGCGCGACGACGTCGTGGGCTACATCACCGGCACCAAGACCCTCACCGGCGCTCCCCTGCTGACCACCGACACCATCCCCACCGAGGGAGACCCGGCATGA
- a CDS encoding sugar ABC transporter permease — protein sequence MTNVARTNASPDPLATDLIGSGVEGGLREQVVAWWQRVRSGDMGALPAIGGLVVLTLLFSTLSPFFLTERNFANLLNQAATLVMLGMALVFVLLLGEIDLSAGVTGGVAMALFVVLNTQFGIDWPIALLVGFAVGLITGALIGFFVARVGIPSFVVTLGLFLGYQGLALVIIGDGGLYRVQVPELLALQNGNLPVWGGWAMLAVMLAVSAGTSFWDRARRTKAGVPNRAMSLVWIKLAVIAVIGGVFVYILNQDRGQSVVAVQGVPLIVPVTLAILWLGTFVLDRTRFGRYIYAIGGNAEAARRSGVKVRWVKWWAFVICSTLAVASALFSVSRVGSVDATVGRDIVLSGVAAAVVGGVSLFGGRGRLIHAAIGALVIACITNGLGLLNLPAGINLLVTGGVLILAATVDAVSRLRAGGSFLRS from the coding sequence ATGACGAACGTCGCCCGCACGAACGCATCGCCGGATCCGCTGGCGACCGACCTCATCGGCAGTGGCGTGGAGGGGGGCCTGCGCGAGCAGGTGGTGGCGTGGTGGCAGCGCGTCCGCTCCGGCGACATGGGCGCCCTTCCCGCCATCGGCGGGCTGGTCGTGCTGACCCTGCTGTTCTCGACGCTGAGCCCCTTCTTCCTCACCGAACGCAACTTCGCCAACCTGCTCAACCAGGCCGCCACGCTCGTGATGCTGGGGATGGCACTGGTGTTCGTCCTGCTCCTGGGCGAGATCGACCTGTCGGCGGGGGTCACCGGCGGCGTCGCGATGGCCCTGTTCGTCGTGCTCAACACGCAGTTCGGCATCGACTGGCCCATCGCGCTCCTCGTCGGATTCGCGGTGGGCTTGATCACGGGAGCGCTCATCGGCTTCTTCGTCGCGCGCGTGGGGATCCCCTCGTTCGTCGTGACCCTCGGCCTCTTCCTCGGTTATCAGGGGCTCGCCCTCGTCATCATCGGCGACGGCGGGCTGTACCGCGTGCAGGTGCCCGAGCTCCTCGCGCTGCAGAACGGCAACCTGCCGGTGTGGGGCGGCTGGGCGATGCTTGCGGTCATGCTCGCCGTCTCGGCGGGCACGTCGTTCTGGGATCGGGCGCGGCGCACCAAGGCGGGCGTTCCCAACCGGGCGATGTCGCTCGTGTGGATCAAGCTCGCCGTCATCGCCGTGATCGGCGGCGTCTTCGTGTACATCCTCAACCAGGACCGCGGCCAGTCCGTCGTCGCGGTGCAGGGGGTGCCCCTCATCGTGCCGGTGACGCTCGCGATCCTGTGGCTGGGCACGTTCGTCCTGGATCGCACGCGCTTCGGCCGTTACATCTACGCCATCGGCGGCAACGCCGAGGCGGCGCGGCGCTCGGGGGTCAAGGTGCGCTGGGTGAAGTGGTGGGCGTTCGTGATCTGCTCCACCCTCGCCGTGGCATCCGCCCTCTTCAGCGTCTCGCGCGTGGGATCCGTCGACGCCACGGTGGGCCGCGACATCGTGCTCAGCGGGGTGGCTGCCGCCGTCGTGGGGGGTGTGAGCCTGTTCGGCGGCCGGGGGCGCCTCATCCACGCGGCCATCGGCGCGCTCGTGATCGCGTGCATCACCAACGGGCTGGGCCTGCTCAACCTGCCGGCCGGCATCAACCTGCTCGTCACCGGCGGCGTGCTGATCCTCGCCGCCACCGTCGACGCCGTGTCGCGGCTGCGGGCCGGCGGGTCGTTCCTGAGGAGCTGA
- a CDS encoding NAD-dependent deacylase codes for MRIVVLTGAGISAESGLATFRDAGGLWEGHSVADVATPEGFARDPDTVLAFYDERRRIAASALPNAAHHALARLEEALGDGVLVVTQNVDDLHERAGTRRLVHMHGELFRALCTRCLARTPWTGDLRNRPECPHCGARALRPDVVWFGEMPYGLDRIDDAVSACDVFVSVGTSGEVYPAAGYAALAAAHGARTVELNLAPSDPVLPFDDVRAGPATAVVPAWVDEVLAGA; via the coding sequence ATGCGCATCGTCGTCCTCACCGGCGCCGGCATCTCCGCCGAGAGCGGCCTGGCCACGTTCCGCGACGCCGGCGGGCTGTGGGAGGGGCACTCCGTCGCCGACGTGGCCACGCCGGAGGGGTTCGCCCGCGACCCCGACACCGTGCTGGCCTTCTACGACGAGCGGCGCCGCATCGCCGCATCCGCTCTCCCCAACGCCGCCCACCACGCGCTCGCCCGTCTGGAGGAGGCGCTGGGCGACGGAGTGCTCGTGGTGACGCAGAACGTCGACGACCTGCACGAGCGGGCCGGCACGCGGCGTCTCGTGCACATGCACGGCGAGCTGTTCCGGGCGCTGTGCACCCGGTGCCTGGCCCGCACGCCCTGGACCGGCGACCTGCGGAACCGTCCGGAGTGCCCGCACTGCGGTGCGCGTGCGCTGCGGCCGGACGTGGTGTGGTTCGGCGAGATGCCGTACGGCCTGGACCGCATCGACGACGCGGTGAGCGCGTGCGACGTCTTCGTCTCGGTGGGCACGTCGGGGGAGGTGTATCCCGCGGCCGGATACGCCGCGCTCGCCGCGGCGCACGGCGCGCGCACGGTCGAACTGAACCTCGCGCCCAGCGACCCCGTGCTCCCTTTCGACGACGTCCGGGCCGGGCCGGCGACCGCCGTCGTCCCCGCGTGGGTGGACGAGGTCCTCGCCGGGGCGTGA
- a CDS encoding ATP-dependent DNA ligase — MLLADVVDTVTAVAATRARSAKTDALAGLLARLEADEIVPAVGLLTASPRQGRLGVGWRTLSGLPAGSAPAATVTVRDVDAAFTALAETVGAGSAARRGEVLGSLARRTTPGEWDLLARVMMGELRTGALEGVLLEAIARAAHREPAVVRRAAMLSGDLGETARIALTEPPAALGEVGLVVGRPVLPMLAATAATAGEAVTATGTSSVEYKLDGARIQVHRRGDEVRVFTRSLAEVTARVPEIVEVVRGLPATELILDGETLSLDESGAPRAFQDTMARFGAETARRIALRPWFFDVLHVDGRDVLDEPLALRQQELERVAGAWRVPAITTDDPGEAEAFAGAALDAGHEGVMVKDLAAPYVAGRRGTAWLKIKPVHTFDLVVLAVEEGSGRRAGWLSNLHLGAYDPDGEFGEAGGFVMVGKTFKGLTDDLLRWQTEHFPAIQTRRTAGTVHVAPVTVVEIAIDGVQRSPRYPGGVALRFARVKAYRPDKRAADADTIQRLRGMLRG, encoded by the coding sequence ATGCTGCTCGCCGACGTCGTGGACACCGTCACCGCCGTCGCGGCCACGCGCGCCCGGTCGGCGAAGACCGACGCACTCGCCGGGTTGCTGGCCCGGCTCGAGGCGGACGAGATCGTGCCCGCCGTGGGCCTGCTCACGGCCTCGCCGCGGCAGGGACGCCTGGGCGTGGGGTGGCGCACCCTGTCGGGCCTGCCGGCCGGATCCGCCCCCGCCGCCACGGTCACGGTGCGCGACGTGGATGCGGCGTTCACCGCGCTGGCCGAGACCGTCGGCGCGGGGTCGGCGGCCCGCCGCGGTGAGGTGCTCGGCTCCCTCGCCCGGCGGACGACGCCGGGCGAATGGGATCTGCTCGCCCGCGTCATGATGGGCGAGCTGCGCACCGGAGCGCTGGAGGGAGTGCTCCTGGAGGCGATCGCGCGGGCGGCGCACCGCGAGCCCGCCGTGGTCCGCCGGGCCGCGATGCTCTCCGGCGACCTGGGCGAGACGGCCCGGATCGCTCTCACGGAGCCGCCGGCCGCGCTCGGCGAGGTCGGGCTGGTCGTCGGGCGGCCGGTGCTCCCCATGCTCGCGGCCACCGCGGCGACCGCGGGTGAGGCGGTCACGGCCACCGGCACCTCATCGGTCGAATACAAACTCGACGGCGCACGCATCCAGGTGCACCGTCGCGGCGACGAGGTCCGCGTGTTCACCCGCAGCCTCGCCGAGGTCACCGCGCGCGTGCCGGAGATCGTCGAGGTGGTCCGCGGGCTGCCGGCGACCGAGCTCATCCTCGATGGGGAGACCCTCTCGCTCGATGAGAGCGGGGCGCCACGGGCGTTCCAAGACACCATGGCGCGCTTCGGCGCCGAGACGGCACGCCGGATCGCGCTGCGCCCCTGGTTCTTCGATGTGCTGCACGTGGACGGCCGCGACGTGCTCGACGAGCCGCTGGCACTGCGTCAGCAGGAGCTCGAGCGAGTCGCCGGCGCGTGGCGGGTGCCGGCGATCACGACGGACGACCCCGGCGAGGCGGAGGCTTTCGCCGGCGCCGCGCTGGACGCCGGGCACGAGGGCGTCATGGTGAAGGACCTCGCCGCGCCCTACGTCGCGGGCAGGCGCGGCACGGCATGGCTGAAGATCAAGCCGGTGCACACCTTCGACCTCGTCGTCCTGGCGGTGGAGGAGGGATCCGGGCGCCGGGCGGGATGGTTGTCGAACCTGCACCTGGGCGCGTACGACCCCGACGGCGAGTTCGGCGAGGCCGGGGGCTTCGTCATGGTCGGCAAGACCTTCAAGGGTCTCACCGACGACCTGCTGCGCTGGCAGACGGAGCACTTCCCGGCCATCCAGACCCGGCGCACCGCCGGCACCGTCCACGTCGCCCCCGTCACCGTCGTGGAGATCGCCATCGACGGCGTGCAGCGCTCCCCCCGGTACCCCGGCGGGGTCGCGCTGCGCTTCGCACGCGTGAAGGCGTACCGACCCGACAAGCGTGCCGCCGACGCCGACACGATCCAGCGGCTGCGCGGGATGCTGCGGGGCTGA